In Chanodichthys erythropterus isolate Z2021 chromosome 18, ASM2448905v1, whole genome shotgun sequence, the following are encoded in one genomic region:
- the LOC137006423 gene encoding uncharacterized protein, producing the protein MLKRKNQQGQVKPVNFVKAGSETVLEKDEIDAGFKPFLMKGLISVNGKPEEQKEVQILRDTGAIQSFVISDVLPLSEQTSCGSSVLVQGIEMGVIRVPLHQIHLQSDLVSGFVRVGIRSSFPVKGVAFILGNDLAGGKVSPVPEVIDKPDCFIHADDIADHFPDVFAASVVTRAQKRRIGDDIVLSDTFMSPVFTEESSGSDQKGADDVQHDKYSAESELLVEPFSHERIKIAQREDVSLTKCFSAAESTDSDKTSFVKYVIENGLLLRKWRPNSDGENEWEVVCQIVLPTAYRKQVLSLAHDHELAGHLGVK; encoded by the coding sequence ATGCTTAAACGTAAAAACCAGCAAGGACAGGTAAAacctgttaattttgtgaaggCTGGGTCTGAAACTGTTCTAGAGAAGGATGAAATTGATGCAGGGTTTAAGCCATTCTTGATGAAGGGGTTAATCTCCGTAAATGGTAAACCTGAGGAGCAGAAAGAGGTACAGATTTTGAGGGATACGGGAGcaattcaatcatttgtaataTCTGATGTACTTCCGTTGTCGGAACAGACATCTTGTGGGTCAAGTGTACTAGTGCAAGGGATTGAAATGGGCGTAATTAGGGTACCATTGCATCAGATACACTTACAGAGTGACTTGGTTTCAGGTTTCGTTAGGGTGGGTATACGTTCTTCCTTTCCTGTCAAAGGTGTGGCATTCATTCTTGGAAATGATTTGGCAGGAGGTAAAGTGTCACCTGTGCCAGAAGTTATTGATAAACCTGACTGTTTTATCCATGCGGATGACATCGCTGATCATTTTCCAGATGTATTTGCTGCTAGCGTGGTTACTCGTGCGCAAAAACGCAGAATTGGAGATGACATTGTTCTGTCTGACACTTTTATGTCACCGGTGTTCACTGAAGAAAGTTCAGGGTCAGATCAGAAGGGCGCGGATGATGTTCAGCATGATAAATATTCCGCTGAGTCTGAATTGTTAGTTGAACCGTTTTCTCATGAACGGATTAAGATCGCACAGCGAGAAGACGTGTCACTGACTAAATGTTTTTCTGCTGCTGAAAGTACAGACTCTGATAAAACCAGTTTTGTAAAATACGTGATTGAAAATGGGCTACTGTTAAGGAAATGGCGTCCTAATTCAGATGGGGAGAATGAGTGGGAGGTTGTGTGCCAGATCGTTTTGCCTACTGCCTACCGCAAACAAGTGTTGAGTTTGGCACATGATCACGAGTTAGCAGGTCATTTAGGCGTGAAATAA